The following proteins are co-located in the Chryseobacterium scophthalmum genome:
- the folP gene encoding dihydropteroate synthase — protein MENHSSFINNHSLNCNGRLVDLSSPKIMGILNLTPDSFSDGGKFNNEKSSLQHAEKILKDGGEIIDIGPQSTRPNAEFLSIDEEIRRIGTVISDIKKEFPEALISLDTFYAETVKFGFNEGIDLVNDISGGQFDEKMFDVIAETRLPYILMHVNPSYETMHNKVNFKDITLNVNQYFTKKTNELLQKGVKDIILDPGFGFGKTVEDQMKMINEVEFLGFGKYPLLIGISRKSFIYKPLGKSPLEINEETQKLHLKVLEQGAKILRVHDVAEAKNCVLEWESGRV, from the coding sequence ATGGAAAATCATTCATCATTCATCAATAATCATTCATTAAATTGCAACGGAAGGTTAGTCGATTTAAGTTCGCCAAAAATCATGGGAATTCTAAATCTTACACCCGATTCTTTTTCTGACGGTGGAAAATTTAATAATGAAAAATCGTCATTGCAACACGCTGAAAAAATATTGAAAGATGGAGGGGAAATTATTGATATTGGTCCGCAGTCTACAAGACCGAATGCTGAATTTCTGAGTATTGATGAGGAGATCAGAAGAATCGGAACTGTAATTTCAGATATCAAAAAAGAGTTTCCCGAAGCATTAATTTCTCTGGATACTTTTTATGCTGAAACTGTAAAATTTGGTTTTAATGAAGGAATTGATCTGGTGAATGATATTTCAGGCGGACAGTTTGATGAAAAAATGTTTGATGTCATTGCTGAAACAAGACTTCCTTATATTTTAATGCACGTTAATCCTTCTTATGAAACGATGCACAATAAAGTGAATTTTAAGGATATTACTTTGAATGTCAATCAGTATTTTACAAAAAAAACAAACGAATTATTACAAAAAGGAGTTAAAGACATTATTTTGGATCCCGGTTTCGGTTTCGGAAAAACGGTTGAAGATCAGATGAAAATGATCAATGAAGTCGAGTTCTTAGGTTTTGGGAAATATCCTTTATTAATAGGGATTTCAAGAAAATCTTTTATTTATAAACCTTTAGGGAAATCACCTTTAGAAATCAACGAAGAAACTCAAAAGTTGCATTTAAAAGTTTTAGAACAAGGAGCAAAAATTCTTCGGGTTCATGATGTTGCGGAAGCAAAGAACTGTGTTTTAGAGTGGGAGAGTGGTCGTGTTTGA
- a CDS encoding DUF1599 domain-containing protein, giving the protein MSKTSVQFGKIINECRDLFSKKMHDYGAAWRVLRPSSITDQIYIKVNRIRTLQMTDVKMIDESEEGEFIAIVNYSIIGLIQLEKGLSNDFNENPEEILNLYDKYAAEAQALMEKKNHDYGEAWRDMRISSITDLIYQKVLRTKQIEDNQGKTLVSEGLDANYFDMLNYAVFCLIKFSEQTIPNEPKN; this is encoded by the coding sequence ATGTCAAAAACTTCAGTACAGTTCGGTAAAATCATCAATGAGTGTCGTGATCTTTTCAGTAAAAAAATGCACGATTATGGCGCAGCGTGGAGAGTTTTACGCCCAAGCTCAATTACGGATCAGATTTATATTAAAGTCAACAGAATCCGCACGTTACAGATGACTGATGTAAAGATGATTGACGAAAGCGAAGAAGGAGAATTTATTGCTATCGTTAATTATTCAATTATCGGATTAATTCAGCTGGAAAAAGGTCTTTCGAATGATTTTAATGAAAATCCTGAAGAAATTTTAAATCTTTACGACAAATATGCTGCTGAAGCGCAAGCTTTAATGGAAAAGAAAAATCATGATTACGGCGAAGCTTGGAGAGATATGAGAATTTCTTCCATCACCGACCTAATTTACCAAAAAGTATTGAGAACCAAACAAATTGAAGACAATCAGGGAAAAACTTTGGTTTCTGAAGGTTTGGATGCCAATTATTTTGACATGCTGAATTACGCAGTTTTCTGTCTGATAAAATTTTCTGAACAAACAATTCCAAACGAACCAAAA